The following coding sequences lie in one Silene latifolia isolate original U9 population chromosome 5, ASM4854445v1, whole genome shotgun sequence genomic window:
- the LOC141657333 gene encoding uncharacterized protein LOC141657333 isoform X3, which produces MENLAQLETLCGRLYESQDSAERAYVENTLGCFSRDSNNIPQLQYILENARNPYAVIYASSSLLKHVTENTLSLQLRIQIRNLAINYLAARGAELEHFTMISVIQLLSRVTKVSWFDDDIFREIVRDTMTFFNQEAKHYAVGLKVLNQLVSEMNQKTAELSSVDHRKVSSKFRDEALLQIFEISLTSLHGLKNDAQPKLQELALSLSLQCLSFDFAGMSVDESSDDVGSIQLSAYWKPIIEEPSTVNIYFEYYAATNPPLTKLSLQCLTLLVSVRRSLFTSNVSRMQFVNSLMMGTKDILEKGRGLNDHDNYHEFCRLLGRFKIHYQMSEMMSMEGYNAWICLVSDFTLKSLKSWKWASSSVFYLLGLWSRMVQALPHLKGDFPGIVRLDELVPKILEGFVSSRFESLQTEFPDDLVEDPLDKIDVIQDQLDFYPHLCRFQYGSCSTHLMNVLDPILQEYMEGVTQLDHLTTSNIGVLEIKLAWMVHIIAAILRIKGISSGPNEIIDAELSARVLRLINAMDSGAYVQRYGELSRQRLELAVLSFFQSFRKTCIGDQTIHSSKQLYVRLSELLGLHDHHLVLDVMVRKVATNLKCFSEESEEVLDQTLTFFLELASGYMTSKLLLKLEALQYITANHNRHFRFLEDYRCRKRTKFYCIIGSLVFMEDSIIKFRQSMDPFLQVLVNLESTSDHVFRSDTVKCALAGLMRDLRGIAMAANSRRTYGFLFDWLYPAHMPLLLRTIATWADAPEVMNPLLKLVAELVLNKSQRLAFDQSSVNGILLFREVSKVLVAYGSRILNISSQGDVYSAKYKGVWVSLVVLSRAIDGNYVNFGVFELYGDRALADALDITLKMILSIPSEHMLSYRKVTEAYFSFMAIILEKYIRFALDLDASTFEYVVRSLLSGLKVLGSNLVPKCAAAIDHLATFYFDHILMKESPPTPSILNFANQVAKCADVLHEMYTKLKTQILTSQPADKQQHLLHCFDNLMGDITRSLDTKNREKFVQNLRRFKKEFQGK; this is translated from the exons ATGGAAAACTTGGCACAGCTGGAAACCTTATGCGGGAGGCTTTATGAATCTCAAGATTCTGCTGAGAGGGCTTATGTTGAAAATACCTTGGGATGCTTCTCCCGGGATAGCAATAACATTCCACAGTTGCAATATATACTTGAGAATGCGAGAAACCCTTATGCAGTTATATATGCTAGTTCAAGCTTGTTGAAGCATGTCACAGAAAATACTCTCTCCCTGCAGCTGCGAATTCAAATTC GCAACCTTGCGATCAACTATCTGGCTGCTAGAGGTGCGGAGTTGGAGCATTTCACAATGATTTCTGTAATTCAACTTCTTAGTCGAGTGACAAAGGTTAGCTGGTTTGACGACGATATATTCAGGGAAATCGTAAGAGATACTATGACCTTTTTTAATCAG GAAGCAAAGCATTATGCAGTTGGTTTGAAGGTGTTGAATCAGCTTGTCAGTGAGATGAATCAG AAAACTGCGGAATTATCTTCAGTGGACCATCGAAAGGTGAGCAGTAAGTTCAGGGATGAAGCTCTTTTGCAGATTTTTGAGATCTCTCTTACATCATTGCATGGACTTAAAAATGATG CTCAACCAAAATTGCAGGAACTAGCTCTTTCACTTTCACTGCAATGCTTATCGTTTGACTTTGCTGGGATGTCAGTCGATGAGTCTTCAGATGATGTAGGTTCAATACAG TTGTCAGCTTACTGGAAACCAATTATAGAGGAACCTTCAACTGTAAATATCTATTTCGAGTACTATGCAGCCACAAACCCTCCTCTTACAAAACTG TCCCTGCAATGTCTGACGCTGCTGGTTTCCGTTAGAAGATCTTTGTTTACAAGCAACGTCTCACGTATGCAATTCGTCAATTCATTGATGATGGGCACCAAGGACATTTTGGAGAAAGGGAGAG GTCTTAATGATCACGATAACTACCATGAATTTTGCCGTCTCCTTGGTCGTTTCAAAATCCATTACCAG ATGTCAGAGATGATGAGCATGGAAGGCTACAATGCATGGATATGCCTAGTATCAGATTTCACACTTAAGTCCTTAAAGTCTTGGAAG TGGGCGAGCAGCAGTGTTTTCTACCTTCTTGGACTGTGGTCAAGAATGGTACAGGCTTTACCACATTTGAAGGGTGATTTCCCTGGTATTGTCCGTTTAGATGAGCTTGTGCCTAAGATTTTGGAAGGATTTGTTTCTTCTCGTTTTGAATCCCTACAG ACTGAGTTTCCGGATGACCTTGTGGAAGATCCTCTTGATAAGATTGACGTGATACAAGATCAACTTGACTTCTATCCACATTTGTGCAGATTCCAG TATGGTAGCTGCAGTACTCACCTGATGAATGTTTTGGACCCCATCCTGCAAGAATATATG GAAGGCGTTACTCAACTTGATCATTTGACTACTAGCAATATTGGAGTTTTAGAGATCAAACTTGCGTGGATGGTGCACATTATTGCAGCGATTCTGAGGATTAAGGGCATTTCTAG TGGACCAAATGAAATTATTGATGCAGAATTATCAGCCCGCGTTTTACGGCTGATAAATGCCATGGACTCTGGAGCATATGTCCAG AGATATGGTGAGCTTAGCCGGCAGAGGCTCGAACTTGCTGTTCTGAGTTTCTTTCAGTCCTTTAGGAAGACATGTATTGGTGACCAGACTATACATTCTTCTAAG CAGTTATATGTTCGATTATCTGAGCTCCTTGGACTACACGATCATCATTTGGTTTTGGATGTCATGGTTCGAAAGGTTGCAACAAATCTTAAGTGTTTTTCGGAGGAG AGTGAGGAAGTTCTTGATCAAACACTAACCTTCTTCCTGGAACTGGCATCAGG GTATATGACGTCAAAGCTACTTTTGAAATTGGAGGCTCTTCAGTATATTACAGCAAACCACAAT AGACATTTCCGTTTCCTTGAAGACTATCGATGTCGTAAGAGGACAAAGTTCTATTGCATTATTGGCTCGCTGGTGTTCATGGAAGATAGCATCATTAAGTTTAGGCAATCAATGGATCCATTCTTACAG GTTCTTGTCAACCTTGAGTCGACTTCTGATCATGTCTTCCGGAGTGATACCGTAAAATGTGCTTTAGCGGGATTGATGCGGGATCTCAGAGGAATTGCTATGGCTGCTAACAG CCGCAGGACGTATGGGTTTCTTTTTGATTGGTTGTATCCAGCACATATGCCACTTCTTTTGAGAACTATTGCGACTTGGGCTGATGCTCCTGAG GTGATGAACCCGTTGCTGAAATTAGTTGCAGAGCTGGTGTTAAATAAATCCCAACGGTTAGCTTTCGATCAATCGTCTGTCAATGGGATACTGCTTTTCCGGGAAGTTAGCAAGGTCCTTGTGGCCTATGGATCTAGAATTCTCAATATTTCTAGTCAAGGTGATGTCTACTCTGCCAAATACAAGGGAGTGTGGGTATCCCTTGTTGTTCTGTCAAGAG CGATTGACGGGAACTACGTCAATTTTGGCGTGTTTGAATTATATGGTGATAGGGCTCTTGCTGACGCTCTTGATATTACTCTGAAGATGATATTATCGATTCCTTCTGAACATATGTTATCATATAGAAAG gtCACTGAAGCTTACTTCAGTTTCATGGCCATTATACTAGAAAAGTATATCAGATTTGCTTTAGACCTTGATGCAAGCACTTTTGAGTATGTTGTCAGATCTCTCCTCTCAGGCCTGAAGGTTCTAGGCTCAAATTTGGTCCCCAAG TGCGCTGCAGCAATTGATCACCTGGCAACTTTTTATTTTGACCACATTCTTATGAAAGAATCGCCGCCTACACCGTCAATACTCAATTTTGCTAATCAGGTTGCCAAATGTGCTGATGTTCTCCATGAG ATGTACACcaaattgaaaactcaaattctAACTTCACAG CCCGCGGATAAGCAGCAGCATCTTCTTCACTGCTTTGATAATCTCATGGGAGATATAACTCGGAGTTTAGATACAAAGAACCGGGAAAAGTTTGTGCAAAATCTTCGGAGATTCAAGAAGGAATTTCAAGGAAAGTAA
- the LOC141657333 gene encoding uncharacterized protein LOC141657333 isoform X1 translates to MENLAQLETLCGRLYESQDSAERAYVENTLGCFSRDSNNIPQLQYILENARNPYAVIYASSSLLKHVTENTLSLQLRIQIRNLAINYLAARGAELEHFTMISVIQLLSRVTKVSWFDDDIFREIVRDTMTFFNQEAKHYAVGLKVLNQLVSEMNQKTAELSSVDHRKVSSKFRDEALLQIFEISLTSLHGLKNDAQPKLQELALSLSLQCLSFDFAGMSVDESSDDVGSIQLSAYWKPIIEEPSTVNIYFEYYAATNPPLTKLSLQCLTLLVSVRRSLFTSNVSRMQFVNSLMMGTKDILEKGRGLNDHDNYHEFCRLLGRFKIHYQMSEMMSMEGYNAWICLVSDFTLKSLKSWKWASSSVFYLLGLWSRMVQALPHLKGDFPGIVRLDELVPKILEGFVSSRFESLQTEFPDDLVEDPLDKIDVIQDQLDFYPHLCRFQYGSCSTHLMNVLDPILQEYMEGVTQLDHLTTSNIGVLEIKLAWMVHIIAAILRIKGISSGPNEIIDAELSARVLRLINAMDSGAYVQRYGELSRQRLELAVLSFFQSFRKTCIGDQTIHSSKQLYVRLSELLGLHDHHLVLDVMVRKVATNLKCFSEESEEVLDQTLTFFLELASGYMTSKLLLKLEALQYITANHNRHFRFLEDYRCRKRTKFYCIIGSLVFMEDSIIKFRQSMDPFLQVLVNLESTSDHVFRSDTVKCALAGLMRDLRGIAMAANSRRTYGFLFDWLYPAHMPLLLRTIATWADAPEVMNPLLKLVAELVLNKSQRLAFDQSSVNGILLFREVSKVLVAYGSRILNISSQGDVYSAKYKGVWVSLVVLSRAIDGNYVNFGVFELYGDRALADALDITLKMILSIPSEHMLSYRKVTEAYFSFMAIILEKYIRFALDLDASTFEYVVRSLLSGLKVLGSNLVPKCAAAIDHLATFYFDHILMKESPPTPSILNFANQVAKCADVLHEILKTLFEIFLFEDTCNQWGLGKAMLSLILLSEEMYTKLKTQILTSQPADKQQHLLHCFDNLMGDITRSLDTKNREKFVQNLRRFKKEFQGK, encoded by the exons ATGGAAAACTTGGCACAGCTGGAAACCTTATGCGGGAGGCTTTATGAATCTCAAGATTCTGCTGAGAGGGCTTATGTTGAAAATACCTTGGGATGCTTCTCCCGGGATAGCAATAACATTCCACAGTTGCAATATATACTTGAGAATGCGAGAAACCCTTATGCAGTTATATATGCTAGTTCAAGCTTGTTGAAGCATGTCACAGAAAATACTCTCTCCCTGCAGCTGCGAATTCAAATTC GCAACCTTGCGATCAACTATCTGGCTGCTAGAGGTGCGGAGTTGGAGCATTTCACAATGATTTCTGTAATTCAACTTCTTAGTCGAGTGACAAAGGTTAGCTGGTTTGACGACGATATATTCAGGGAAATCGTAAGAGATACTATGACCTTTTTTAATCAG GAAGCAAAGCATTATGCAGTTGGTTTGAAGGTGTTGAATCAGCTTGTCAGTGAGATGAATCAG AAAACTGCGGAATTATCTTCAGTGGACCATCGAAAGGTGAGCAGTAAGTTCAGGGATGAAGCTCTTTTGCAGATTTTTGAGATCTCTCTTACATCATTGCATGGACTTAAAAATGATG CTCAACCAAAATTGCAGGAACTAGCTCTTTCACTTTCACTGCAATGCTTATCGTTTGACTTTGCTGGGATGTCAGTCGATGAGTCTTCAGATGATGTAGGTTCAATACAG TTGTCAGCTTACTGGAAACCAATTATAGAGGAACCTTCAACTGTAAATATCTATTTCGAGTACTATGCAGCCACAAACCCTCCTCTTACAAAACTG TCCCTGCAATGTCTGACGCTGCTGGTTTCCGTTAGAAGATCTTTGTTTACAAGCAACGTCTCACGTATGCAATTCGTCAATTCATTGATGATGGGCACCAAGGACATTTTGGAGAAAGGGAGAG GTCTTAATGATCACGATAACTACCATGAATTTTGCCGTCTCCTTGGTCGTTTCAAAATCCATTACCAG ATGTCAGAGATGATGAGCATGGAAGGCTACAATGCATGGATATGCCTAGTATCAGATTTCACACTTAAGTCCTTAAAGTCTTGGAAG TGGGCGAGCAGCAGTGTTTTCTACCTTCTTGGACTGTGGTCAAGAATGGTACAGGCTTTACCACATTTGAAGGGTGATTTCCCTGGTATTGTCCGTTTAGATGAGCTTGTGCCTAAGATTTTGGAAGGATTTGTTTCTTCTCGTTTTGAATCCCTACAG ACTGAGTTTCCGGATGACCTTGTGGAAGATCCTCTTGATAAGATTGACGTGATACAAGATCAACTTGACTTCTATCCACATTTGTGCAGATTCCAG TATGGTAGCTGCAGTACTCACCTGATGAATGTTTTGGACCCCATCCTGCAAGAATATATG GAAGGCGTTACTCAACTTGATCATTTGACTACTAGCAATATTGGAGTTTTAGAGATCAAACTTGCGTGGATGGTGCACATTATTGCAGCGATTCTGAGGATTAAGGGCATTTCTAG TGGACCAAATGAAATTATTGATGCAGAATTATCAGCCCGCGTTTTACGGCTGATAAATGCCATGGACTCTGGAGCATATGTCCAG AGATATGGTGAGCTTAGCCGGCAGAGGCTCGAACTTGCTGTTCTGAGTTTCTTTCAGTCCTTTAGGAAGACATGTATTGGTGACCAGACTATACATTCTTCTAAG CAGTTATATGTTCGATTATCTGAGCTCCTTGGACTACACGATCATCATTTGGTTTTGGATGTCATGGTTCGAAAGGTTGCAACAAATCTTAAGTGTTTTTCGGAGGAG AGTGAGGAAGTTCTTGATCAAACACTAACCTTCTTCCTGGAACTGGCATCAGG GTATATGACGTCAAAGCTACTTTTGAAATTGGAGGCTCTTCAGTATATTACAGCAAACCACAAT AGACATTTCCGTTTCCTTGAAGACTATCGATGTCGTAAGAGGACAAAGTTCTATTGCATTATTGGCTCGCTGGTGTTCATGGAAGATAGCATCATTAAGTTTAGGCAATCAATGGATCCATTCTTACAG GTTCTTGTCAACCTTGAGTCGACTTCTGATCATGTCTTCCGGAGTGATACCGTAAAATGTGCTTTAGCGGGATTGATGCGGGATCTCAGAGGAATTGCTATGGCTGCTAACAG CCGCAGGACGTATGGGTTTCTTTTTGATTGGTTGTATCCAGCACATATGCCACTTCTTTTGAGAACTATTGCGACTTGGGCTGATGCTCCTGAG GTGATGAACCCGTTGCTGAAATTAGTTGCAGAGCTGGTGTTAAATAAATCCCAACGGTTAGCTTTCGATCAATCGTCTGTCAATGGGATACTGCTTTTCCGGGAAGTTAGCAAGGTCCTTGTGGCCTATGGATCTAGAATTCTCAATATTTCTAGTCAAGGTGATGTCTACTCTGCCAAATACAAGGGAGTGTGGGTATCCCTTGTTGTTCTGTCAAGAG CGATTGACGGGAACTACGTCAATTTTGGCGTGTTTGAATTATATGGTGATAGGGCTCTTGCTGACGCTCTTGATATTACTCTGAAGATGATATTATCGATTCCTTCTGAACATATGTTATCATATAGAAAG gtCACTGAAGCTTACTTCAGTTTCATGGCCATTATACTAGAAAAGTATATCAGATTTGCTTTAGACCTTGATGCAAGCACTTTTGAGTATGTTGTCAGATCTCTCCTCTCAGGCCTGAAGGTTCTAGGCTCAAATTTGGTCCCCAAG TGCGCTGCAGCAATTGATCACCTGGCAACTTTTTATTTTGACCACATTCTTATGAAAGAATCGCCGCCTACACCGTCAATACTCAATTTTGCTAATCAGGTTGCCAAATGTGCTGATGTTCTCCATGAG ATATTGAAAACCCTATTCGAGATTTTTTTGTTTGAAGACACATGCAACCAGTGGGGTCTTGGGAAAGCGATGCTGAGCCTGATTCTTCTCAGTGAAGAA ATGTACACcaaattgaaaactcaaattctAACTTCACAG CCCGCGGATAAGCAGCAGCATCTTCTTCACTGCTTTGATAATCTCATGGGAGATATAACTCGGAGTTTAGATACAAAGAACCGGGAAAAGTTTGTGCAAAATCTTCGGAGATTCAAGAAGGAATTTCAAGGAAAGTAA
- the LOC141655281 gene encoding uncharacterized protein LOC141655281 yields the protein MVMDELSYDKESLQAEHASQLSSMTDEQRSVYNEIMEAVASNQGWVFFVYGYGGTGKTFIWRTLCAALRCKGEIVLPVASSGIAAMLIPGGRTAHARLGIPINLTENSTCPRIKPGSDLAELLIGAKLIIWDEAPMTHKHGFEAVDRSLKDGIRVVDARNATLPFGGKVVVFGGDFRQTLPVFPKGVELTLCMLLFVRYICGVHVLTLTRNMRLQAKSEGSNVDEIRKFSEWILKIGDGLVGDPNDGDGEVDIEFPDDLRIKHVTNPIASLVDITYPDLQNRLWDPNYLQERAILAPTHEIVEDVNDYVLSLIHEQERIYLSSDEVSRDDTTMGEPDLYTTEFLNSIKCSSLPNHELRLKVGVMVMLLRNIDQSRELCNGGLYPFLRRKAGLLSLFTEFDIALLSQVVIDSISKPCNIIIFLVFDVFQSSIFGKQADVFNRA from the exons ATGGTCATGGATGAGTTGTCTTATGACAAAGAATCGTTGCAGGCAGAACACGCGTCTCAACTATCTTCAATGACTGATGAGCAGAGGTCGGTCTATAATGAAATTATGGAAGCTGTTGCATCTAATCAAGGATGGGTGTTTTTTGTGTATGGCTATGGGGGTACTGGTAAAACATTCATCTGGCGAACTTTATGTGCTGCCCTCAGATGTAAGGGTGAAATTGTTTTGCCTGTTGCATCTAGCGGAATAGCAGCAATGTTGATACCTGGTGGTAGAACAGCGCACGCGAGACTTGGCATTCCAATCAATCTCACCGAGAACTCCACTTGCCCCAGAATTAAACCTGGTAGTGATTTAGCGGAATTGCTGATCGGAGCGAAGCTCATTATATGGGACGAAGCGCCGATGACTCATAAACATGGTTTCGAGGCTGTTGATAGAAGTTTGAAAGACGGCATACGTGTTGTAGATGCGCGTAATGCAACACTACCATTTGGCGGGAAAGTGGTAGTTTTTGGTGGCGATTTTCGCCAAACATTACCGGTTTTTCCAAAGGGAGTAGAGCTGACGTTGTGCATGCTTCTCTTTGTTCGCTATATTTGTGGAGTTCAT GTGCTTACATTGACTAGAAATATGCGCTTACAAGCCAAAAGTGAAGGCAGTAATGTAGATGAGATAAGGAAATTCTCGGAGTGGATTCTGAAAATTGGAGATGGGTTGGTCGGGGATCCAAATGACGGTGATGGTGAGGTTGACATAGAGTTCCCCGACGATTTACGTATTAAGCACGTGACTAATCCCATTGCCTCCTTAGTAGATATCACTTATCCTGATCTTCAAAACCGGTtatgggacccaaattatcttcaaGAAAGGGCAATTCTTGCACCCACTCACGAAATAGTTGAAGATGTAAATGATTATGTGTTATCTCTTATCCATGAGCAAGAGAGAATTTACTTAAGCTCTGATGAGGTCAGTAGAGACGATACAACTATGGGCGAGCCCGACCTTTACACCACAGAATTCTTGAACAGTATTAAATGTTCTAGCCTCCCTAAccatgaattaagattgaaagtCGGTGTTATGGTTATGCTCCTTAGAAATATTGATCAATCGCGTGAGTTGTGCAATg GTGGCCTGTACCCTTTTCTTAGAAGAAAAGCTGGTTTGCTCAGTTTATTTACGGAGTTCGATATTGCTCTTTTATCGCAAGTTGTAATTGATTCTATCAGCAAACCTTGTAACATCATAATTTTCCTAGTATTTGATGT ATTTCAGTCATCTATATTTGGAAAACAAGCAGACGTTTTTAATAGGGCTTAA
- the LOC141657333 gene encoding uncharacterized protein LOC141657333 isoform X2 produces the protein MENLAQLETLCGRLYESQDSAERAYVENTLGCFSRDSNNIPQLQYILENARNPYAVIYASSSLLKHVTENTLSLQLRIQIRNLAINYLAARGAELEHFTMISVIQLLSRVTKVSWFDDDIFREIVRDTMTFFNQEAKHYAVGLKVLNQLVSEMNQKTAELSSVDHRKVSSKFRDEALLQIFEISLTSLHGLKNDAQPKLQELALSLSLQCLSFDFAGMSVDESSDDVGSIQLSAYWKPIIEEPSTVNIYFEYYAATNPPLTKLSLQCLTLLVSVRRSLFTSNVSRMQFVNSLMMGTKDILEKGRGLNDHDNYHEFCRLLGRFKIHYQMSEMMSMEGYNAWICLVSDFTLKSLKSWKWASSSVFYLLGLWSRMVQALPHLKGDFPGIVRLDELVPKILEGFVSSRFESLQTEFPDDLVEDPLDKIDVIQDQLDFYPHLCRFQYGSCSTHLMNVLDPILQEYMEGVTQLDHLTTSNIGVLEIKLAWMVHIIAAILRIKGISSGPNEIIDAELSARVLRLINAMDSGAYVQRYGELSRQRLELAVLSFFQSFRKTCIGDQTIHSSKLYVRLSELLGLHDHHLVLDVMVRKVATNLKCFSEESEEVLDQTLTFFLELASGYMTSKLLLKLEALQYITANHNRHFRFLEDYRCRKRTKFYCIIGSLVFMEDSIIKFRQSMDPFLQVLVNLESTSDHVFRSDTVKCALAGLMRDLRGIAMAANSRRTYGFLFDWLYPAHMPLLLRTIATWADAPEVMNPLLKLVAELVLNKSQRLAFDQSSVNGILLFREVSKVLVAYGSRILNISSQGDVYSAKYKGVWVSLVVLSRAIDGNYVNFGVFELYGDRALADALDITLKMILSIPSEHMLSYRKVTEAYFSFMAIILEKYIRFALDLDASTFEYVVRSLLSGLKVLGSNLVPKCAAAIDHLATFYFDHILMKESPPTPSILNFANQVAKCADVLHEILKTLFEIFLFEDTCNQWGLGKAMLSLILLSEEMYTKLKTQILTSQPADKQQHLLHCFDNLMGDITRSLDTKNREKFVQNLRRFKKEFQGK, from the exons ATGGAAAACTTGGCACAGCTGGAAACCTTATGCGGGAGGCTTTATGAATCTCAAGATTCTGCTGAGAGGGCTTATGTTGAAAATACCTTGGGATGCTTCTCCCGGGATAGCAATAACATTCCACAGTTGCAATATATACTTGAGAATGCGAGAAACCCTTATGCAGTTATATATGCTAGTTCAAGCTTGTTGAAGCATGTCACAGAAAATACTCTCTCCCTGCAGCTGCGAATTCAAATTC GCAACCTTGCGATCAACTATCTGGCTGCTAGAGGTGCGGAGTTGGAGCATTTCACAATGATTTCTGTAATTCAACTTCTTAGTCGAGTGACAAAGGTTAGCTGGTTTGACGACGATATATTCAGGGAAATCGTAAGAGATACTATGACCTTTTTTAATCAG GAAGCAAAGCATTATGCAGTTGGTTTGAAGGTGTTGAATCAGCTTGTCAGTGAGATGAATCAG AAAACTGCGGAATTATCTTCAGTGGACCATCGAAAGGTGAGCAGTAAGTTCAGGGATGAAGCTCTTTTGCAGATTTTTGAGATCTCTCTTACATCATTGCATGGACTTAAAAATGATG CTCAACCAAAATTGCAGGAACTAGCTCTTTCACTTTCACTGCAATGCTTATCGTTTGACTTTGCTGGGATGTCAGTCGATGAGTCTTCAGATGATGTAGGTTCAATACAG TTGTCAGCTTACTGGAAACCAATTATAGAGGAACCTTCAACTGTAAATATCTATTTCGAGTACTATGCAGCCACAAACCCTCCTCTTACAAAACTG TCCCTGCAATGTCTGACGCTGCTGGTTTCCGTTAGAAGATCTTTGTTTACAAGCAACGTCTCACGTATGCAATTCGTCAATTCATTGATGATGGGCACCAAGGACATTTTGGAGAAAGGGAGAG GTCTTAATGATCACGATAACTACCATGAATTTTGCCGTCTCCTTGGTCGTTTCAAAATCCATTACCAG ATGTCAGAGATGATGAGCATGGAAGGCTACAATGCATGGATATGCCTAGTATCAGATTTCACACTTAAGTCCTTAAAGTCTTGGAAG TGGGCGAGCAGCAGTGTTTTCTACCTTCTTGGACTGTGGTCAAGAATGGTACAGGCTTTACCACATTTGAAGGGTGATTTCCCTGGTATTGTCCGTTTAGATGAGCTTGTGCCTAAGATTTTGGAAGGATTTGTTTCTTCTCGTTTTGAATCCCTACAG ACTGAGTTTCCGGATGACCTTGTGGAAGATCCTCTTGATAAGATTGACGTGATACAAGATCAACTTGACTTCTATCCACATTTGTGCAGATTCCAG TATGGTAGCTGCAGTACTCACCTGATGAATGTTTTGGACCCCATCCTGCAAGAATATATG GAAGGCGTTACTCAACTTGATCATTTGACTACTAGCAATATTGGAGTTTTAGAGATCAAACTTGCGTGGATGGTGCACATTATTGCAGCGATTCTGAGGATTAAGGGCATTTCTAG TGGACCAAATGAAATTATTGATGCAGAATTATCAGCCCGCGTTTTACGGCTGATAAATGCCATGGACTCTGGAGCATATGTCCAG AGATATGGTGAGCTTAGCCGGCAGAGGCTCGAACTTGCTGTTCTGAGTTTCTTTCAGTCCTTTAGGAAGACATGTATTGGTGACCAGACTATACATTCTTCTAAG TTATATGTTCGATTATCTGAGCTCCTTGGACTACACGATCATCATTTGGTTTTGGATGTCATGGTTCGAAAGGTTGCAACAAATCTTAAGTGTTTTTCGGAGGAG AGTGAGGAAGTTCTTGATCAAACACTAACCTTCTTCCTGGAACTGGCATCAGG GTATATGACGTCAAAGCTACTTTTGAAATTGGAGGCTCTTCAGTATATTACAGCAAACCACAAT AGACATTTCCGTTTCCTTGAAGACTATCGATGTCGTAAGAGGACAAAGTTCTATTGCATTATTGGCTCGCTGGTGTTCATGGAAGATAGCATCATTAAGTTTAGGCAATCAATGGATCCATTCTTACAG GTTCTTGTCAACCTTGAGTCGACTTCTGATCATGTCTTCCGGAGTGATACCGTAAAATGTGCTTTAGCGGGATTGATGCGGGATCTCAGAGGAATTGCTATGGCTGCTAACAG CCGCAGGACGTATGGGTTTCTTTTTGATTGGTTGTATCCAGCACATATGCCACTTCTTTTGAGAACTATTGCGACTTGGGCTGATGCTCCTGAG GTGATGAACCCGTTGCTGAAATTAGTTGCAGAGCTGGTGTTAAATAAATCCCAACGGTTAGCTTTCGATCAATCGTCTGTCAATGGGATACTGCTTTTCCGGGAAGTTAGCAAGGTCCTTGTGGCCTATGGATCTAGAATTCTCAATATTTCTAGTCAAGGTGATGTCTACTCTGCCAAATACAAGGGAGTGTGGGTATCCCTTGTTGTTCTGTCAAGAG CGATTGACGGGAACTACGTCAATTTTGGCGTGTTTGAATTATATGGTGATAGGGCTCTTGCTGACGCTCTTGATATTACTCTGAAGATGATATTATCGATTCCTTCTGAACATATGTTATCATATAGAAAG gtCACTGAAGCTTACTTCAGTTTCATGGCCATTATACTAGAAAAGTATATCAGATTTGCTTTAGACCTTGATGCAAGCACTTTTGAGTATGTTGTCAGATCTCTCCTCTCAGGCCTGAAGGTTCTAGGCTCAAATTTGGTCCCCAAG TGCGCTGCAGCAATTGATCACCTGGCAACTTTTTATTTTGACCACATTCTTATGAAAGAATCGCCGCCTACACCGTCAATACTCAATTTTGCTAATCAGGTTGCCAAATGTGCTGATGTTCTCCATGAG ATATTGAAAACCCTATTCGAGATTTTTTTGTTTGAAGACACATGCAACCAGTGGGGTCTTGGGAAAGCGATGCTGAGCCTGATTCTTCTCAGTGAAGAA ATGTACACcaaattgaaaactcaaattctAACTTCACAG CCCGCGGATAAGCAGCAGCATCTTCTTCACTGCTTTGATAATCTCATGGGAGATATAACTCGGAGTTTAGATACAAAGAACCGGGAAAAGTTTGTGCAAAATCTTCGGAGATTCAAGAAGGAATTTCAAGGAAAGTAA